The Spiroplasma clarkii genome has a window encoding:
- a CDS encoding DUF402 domain-containing protein: MSDIKPGDKVIVHAYKHKDKLYRSWSNVTFLEETDEYILLVNEDVLITELGGRKWRTNEPALWFFVKQAWYNIICMFKEQEINYYCNLASPFEIVNNEITYVDYDLDIKVFNDNSFKILDLKEFNRNRFLYKYSREMVETIWENVDVLKQMIKARHNFFNHNYAKEKWQDYILKVKSKKKY, from the coding sequence ATGTCGGACATCAAACCAGGAGATAAGGTTATTGTTCATGCATATAAACACAAAGATAAACTTTACCGTTCATGAAGTAATGTAACGTTTTTAGAAGAAACTGATGAATATATCCTGTTAGTAAATGAAGATGTCTTAATTACTGAACTTGGAGGTCGTAAATGAAGAACTAATGAGCCAGCATTATGGTTCTTTGTCAAACAGGCTTGATACAATATCATATGTATGTTCAAAGAACAAGAGATTAACTATTATTGTAATTTAGCATCTCCCTTTGAGATTGTTAATAATGAAATCACTTATGTTGATTATGACTTAGATATTAAGGTCTTTAATGATAATAGTTTCAAAATTCTTGATCTGAAAGAATTTAACCGTAATCGTTTTTTATATAAGTATAGTCGTGAAATGGTTGAAACCATTTGAGAAAATGTTGATGTACTAAAACAAATGATTAAAGCTAGACACAATTTCTTTAATCATAATTATGCAAAGGAAAAATGACAAGATTACATTTTAAAAGTTAAGAGCAAGAAAAAGTATTAA
- a CDS encoding nuclear transport factor 2 family protein — protein MKNKEVVVKFFTALSKGDWKLMNNLYSKDVAFSDTVFGELNYSQITNLWEMLLTENPDLSANFKIVEDGEVVKVQWVMVSKFGQKHRKVILNILSTLEVSKGKIIKHNDHFDFKKWAKQALGIIGWMLGSKQSFKNRIKEEAFIKLNSFIDAKQSSQLGSVASKTSSTNTQLEK, from the coding sequence ATGAAAAATAAAGAAGTAGTAGTAAAATTTTTTACTGCATTATCAAAAGGTGATTGAAAATTAATGAACAACCTTTATTCAAAAGATGTCGCATTTAGTGACACAGTATTTGGAGAATTAAACTATTCTCAAATTACAAATTTATGAGAAATGCTTCTAACTGAAAACCCAGACCTGAGTGCTAACTTTAAAATTGTTGAAGATGGAGAAGTTGTTAAAGTTCAATGAGTTATGGTTTCAAAATTTGGTCAAAAACACCGCAAAGTTATTTTGAACATTTTGTCTACTTTAGAAGTAAGTAAAGGAAAGATTATTAAACATAATGATCATTTTGACTTTAAAAAATGAGCCAAACAAGCACTAGGTATCATTGGTTGAATGCTTGGCAGCAAGCAAAGTTTTAAAAACCGCATCAAAGAAGAAGCATTTATTAAGTTAAATAGTTTTATTGATGCAAAACAATCAAGTCAATTGGGATCAGTTGCAAGTAAAACTAGTTCAACTAACACACAATTAGAAAAATAA
- the proS gene encoding proline--tRNA ligase, translating into MAKKMEKITSRDTDFSQWYTDVVKNSGLIDYGPVKGTMIFKPYGYAIWENIQKILDAEFKKLNVSNVYFPLLIPASLFNREKEHVEGFAPELATVTKVGDKILGEELYIRPTSEVLIVDHFAKEVKSYRDLPLIYNQWTSVMRWEKTTRPFLRSSEFLWQEGHTIHESEQEARAMTLNILEVYKKFASEVLMLPVISGRKTEREKFAGAKETYTIESLMYDGQSLQAGTSHYFGDNFSKAFNIKFQNMNQQEEYGYTTSWGVSTRLIGAIIMTHSDDQGLVLPAKIAPIQVQIININESTEVLEASQQLQAKLADDFRVAIDKSDKSFGFKIADAEIKGIPIRIEIGPRDLEKQQVTVSRRDIRSKTQVNISEVEKYVHEQIQAYDQNIYQQALTNRQQRTFSANTVAEYMALLDKKQGLVLVPFCGRITCEQEVKEKTQTNSRCIPDDVVQEKAKCFNCQQESKLKVYFARAY; encoded by the coding sequence ATGGCAAAAAAAATGGAAAAGATTACCTCAAGAGACACAGATTTCTCACAGTGATATACTGATGTTGTAAAGAACTCAGGTTTAATTGATTATGGTCCAGTTAAAGGAACAATGATATTTAAACCTTATGGTTATGCAATTTGAGAGAATATCCAAAAAATTTTAGATGCTGAATTTAAAAAATTAAATGTCTCTAATGTTTATTTTCCATTACTAATCCCTGCAAGTTTATTTAATCGTGAAAAAGAACATGTTGAAGGTTTTGCACCAGAATTAGCAACTGTAACTAAGGTTGGTGACAAAATTTTAGGTGAAGAACTATACATTAGACCAACAAGTGAGGTTTTAATTGTAGATCACTTTGCAAAAGAAGTAAAATCTTATCGAGATTTACCGTTAATTTATAATCAATGAACAAGTGTTATGCGTTGAGAAAAAACAACTCGTCCATTTTTGAGAAGTAGTGAATTTTTATGACAAGAAGGTCACACAATTCATGAAAGTGAGCAAGAAGCTAGAGCTATGACACTAAACATCTTAGAAGTTTATAAAAAATTTGCTAGTGAAGTGTTAATGCTTCCAGTAATTAGTGGTCGAAAGACTGAGAGAGAAAAATTTGCTGGAGCTAAAGAAACATACACAATTGAATCATTAATGTATGATGGGCAATCTCTTCAAGCTGGAACTAGTCACTATTTTGGTGATAACTTTTCTAAAGCATTTAATATTAAATTTCAAAATATGAATCAACAAGAAGAATATGGTTACACGACTAGTTGAGGTGTTTCAACACGTCTAATTGGAGCCATTATTATGACTCACTCAGATGATCAGGGCTTGGTTTTACCTGCCAAAATTGCACCAATTCAAGTTCAAATTATTAATATTAATGAGAGCACTGAAGTGCTTGAGGCAAGCCAGCAGTTGCAAGCAAAACTTGCAGATGACTTCCGAGTAGCAATTGATAAAAGCGATAAATCATTTGGTTTTAAAATTGCAGATGCAGAAATTAAGGGAATACCAATTCGTATTGAAATTGGACCAAGAGATTTAGAAAAACAGCAAGTGACAGTTTCGCGAAGAGATATTCGTAGTAAAACCCAAGTAAATATAAGTGAAGTAGAAAAATATGTTCATGAGCAAATCCAAGCCTATGATCAAAATATTTATCAACAAGCTTTGACCAATCGTCAACAAAGAACCTTTAGTGCCAACACAGTTGCTGAATATATGGCTCTTTTAGATAAAAAACAAGGGTTGGTTTTAGTACCATTTTGTGGTAGAATTACTTGTGAACAAGAGGTTAAAGAGAAAACCCAAACAAATTCAAGGTGTATACCTGATGATGTGGTTCAAGAGAAAGCTAAATGCTTTAATTGTCAACAAGAATCAAAATTAAAAGTTTATTTTGCCAGAGCTTACTAA
- a CDS encoding acetyltransferase → MAKPSKETDYKENKPKKGLFQKLFNSKAGRNEVLKVLKQKNIKDLYFYTDINNVMLILENGIRLVKDQRLTKAEEYTVWTYLENKNSIGLEMDNSVRAHFWKWVSEAKINVEMISVIGINPEKLDKLTKQDWAYDAKDNLVYIYETIPVEAISFIMVKDKTNLKRIQTYVEAQDIAIDVYFGETGNIKNVTKGEK, encoded by the coding sequence ATGGCAAAACCAAGTAAAGAAACAGATTATAAAGAAAATAAACCTAAAAAAGGTTTATTTCAAAAACTTTTTAATTCAAAAGCAGGTCGTAATGAGGTTTTAAAAGTTTTAAAGCAAAAAAATATAAAGGACTTATACTTTTACACTGATATAAATAATGTGATGTTGATTTTAGAAAATGGCATTAGGCTAGTTAAAGATCAACGTTTAACAAAAGCAGAAGAATATACAGTGTGAACTTATTTAGAAAATAAAAATTCAATTGGTTTAGAAATGGATAACTCTGTTCGCGCACATTTTTGAAAATGAGTTAGTGAAGCAAAAATTAATGTTGAAATGATTTCAGTAATTGGAATTAATCCAGAAAAGTTAGATAAATTGACAAAACAAGATTGAGCCTATGATGCAAAAGATAATTTAGTTTACATCTATGAAACAATTCCTGTTGAAGCAATTAGTTTTATTATGGTTAAAGACAAGACTAACCTAAAAAGAATTCAAACCTATGTTGAAGCACAAGATATTGCAATTGATGTGTATTTTGGAGAAACAGGCAATATTAAAAATGTAACCAAAGGAGAAAAATAA
- the tsaB gene encoding tRNA (adenosine(37)-N6)-threonylcarbamoyltransferase complex dimerization subunit type 1 TsaB, with translation MNLFIDTTNGCLVLVLENNNQVIDTKIIKDLIKISDVSVEEVKTLLTKNHLTIKDIHKLYVTLGPGSYTGVRVGVSIVKTLKAIDDCFEVYTISSLHYQAGLKNAISLLDAKGQKYYLGIYENGKNIICDQVILEEYIEDFTEQFSTFEILKDYQELDFVNNYLDLKSEFQLQTNINDIEPIYIKSYV, from the coding sequence ATGAATTTATTTATTGATACCACAAATGGTTGTTTAGTACTAGTTTTAGAAAATAATAATCAAGTAATTGATACAAAAATTATCAAAGATTTAATTAAAATTAGTGATGTAAGTGTTGAAGAAGTTAAGACACTTTTAACAAAAAATCACTTAACAATTAAAGATATCCACAAACTTTATGTAACTTTGGGACCTGGAAGTTACACTGGAGTTCGAGTAGGGGTGAGTATTGTTAAGACTTTAAAAGCAATTGATGATTGCTTTGAAGTTTATACAATAAGTTCTTTACACTATCAGGCTGGATTAAAAAATGCAATTAGCTTGTTGGATGCTAAGGGTCAAAAGTATTATTTGGGAATTTATGAAAATGGTAAAAATATAATTTGTGATCAAGTTATTTTAGAAGAGTACATTGAGGATTTCACTGAACAATTTTCAACTTTTGAAATACTAAAAGATTATCAAGAACTTGATTTTGTTAATAACTATTTAGATTTAAAATCTGAATTTCAATTACAAACAAATATTAATGACATTGAACCAATTTATATTAAGTCATATGTCTAA
- the tsaE gene encoding tRNA (adenosine(37)-N6)-threonylcarbamoyltransferase complex ATPase subunit type 1 TsaE: MIIKNFEQLDVLVDSIKPWAQKNTCLILNGEMGAGKTTFTKNLLAALGVQEMVNSPTFIIMNQYQIPNLKINHVDAYRLAGGEESQMYLEQFFDAFSVIEWAQNLEIDLQKYFKVIEISIKILGEDIREFLIKELN; the protein is encoded by the coding sequence ATGATTATAAAAAATTTTGAGCAACTAGATGTTTTGGTAGATTCGATTAAACCCTGAGCTCAAAAAAATACATGTTTAATATTAAATGGGGAAATGGGAGCAGGTAAAACTACTTTTACTAAAAACCTACTAGCAGCACTTGGTGTTCAAGAAATGGTTAATTCCCCAACCTTTATTATTATGAATCAATACCAAATCCCTAATTTAAAAATAAATCATGTTGATGCTTATCGTTTAGCTGGTGGTGAAGAAAGTCAAATGTACTTAGAACAGTTTTTTGATGCATTTAGTGTAATTGAATGAGCACAAAACTTAGAGATTGATTTACAAAAGTATTTTAAAGTGATTGAAATAAGTATTAAAATACTTGGAGAAGATATTCGAGAGTTTCTGATTAAGGAGTTGAATTAA
- a CDS encoding NAD(P)/FAD-dependent oxidoreductase — protein sequence MTKDLLIIGCGPAGLYAWKMAADLGLTGIIVEGQPSYGGQVSNNYPEKIIKNLPAIPEIKASDAMDNMYAAINQNADIAVKYNTTIKSIDIITPKEDADWQKNWFKVKFSDKSVEEFKRILFADGIGVYSPVRLTDEDYDNVIYTVTDLKEFDKKNVLIFGGGDSAVDWANQIVTNAKSVTVIHRRDEFRAKPANLQLAAEQGVKLLAPYIFQEITKTSNDCIEKLQVANDDQVLTLEADIILVQYGQQMNKTKYKNLDLAMNEQSRILVDQTFESNITGIYAAGDCCAHPTKTRNILSSIFEAMNAIINIEKVVHHRKVLNNGW from the coding sequence ATGACAAAAGATTTATTAATAATTGGTTGTGGTCCTGCTGGACTTTATGCTTGAAAAATGGCTGCAGATCTTGGTTTAACTGGGATTATTGTTGAAGGACAACCCAGTTATGGAGGTCAAGTTAGCAATAACTATCCAGAAAAAATCATTAAAAATCTACCAGCAATTCCAGAAATTAAAGCAAGTGATGCTATGGATAATATGTATGCTGCTATTAATCAAAATGCTGATATTGCTGTAAAATACAACACTACTATAAAAAGTATTGATATCATTACTCCAAAAGAGGATGCTGATTGACAAAAAAATTGATTTAAAGTTAAATTTTCAGATAAGTCAGTTGAAGAATTTAAAAGAATTTTATTTGCTGATGGAATTGGAGTTTATTCACCAGTTCGTTTAACTGATGAAGATTATGACAATGTCATTTACACTGTAACTGATTTAAAAGAATTTGACAAAAAAAATGTTTTGATTTTTGGAGGTGGAGACTCAGCAGTTGATTGGGCAAATCAAATTGTTACCAATGCCAAGTCAGTGACTGTAATTCATCGTCGCGATGAATTTAGAGCAAAACCTGCAAATCTACAATTGGCTGCAGAACAAGGTGTTAAATTATTAGCTCCATATATTTTTCAAGAAATAACAAAAACTAGCAATGATTGTATTGAGAAATTGCAAGTTGCCAATGATGATCAAGTTTTAACACTTGAAGCTGATATAATTTTAGTTCAATATGGACAACAGATGAACAAAACAAAGTATAAAAATTTGGATTTAGCAATGAATGAACAAAGTCGCATTCTTGTAGATCAAACTTTTGAATCAAATATTACAGGCATTTATGCTGCTGGAGATTGCTGTGCTCATCCTACTAAAACTCGCAATATTCTTTCAAGCATTTTTGAAGCTATGAATGCTATTATTAATATTGAAAAAGTGGTTCACCACCGTAAAGTACTTAATAATGGGTGATAA
- the gpmI gene encoding 2,3-bisphosphoglycerate-independent phosphoglycerate mutase — MKAKKPVVLAILDGWGLAEPSQGNAVDSAQMEFVESLKKQYPWVAAHASGEWVGLPDGQMGNSEVGHIHLGAGRIKYESLSLINKAIKDKSFETNPIIKQAIDNALKNQSAFHIMGLFSDGGVHSHMNHMFATFKSAAKAGVKEIYVHLFTDGRDTKPTVALNYLSELEDLFKEYKVGQVGSISGRFYSMDRDKRMERTTEAYKSLVDRTCENSFTDPKAYIQSQYDQGKDDEGILPAFNQSAANGYIKPNDSVVFANFRPDRAIQLASTLTNKDYQAWSDPAFKGLTFLGQKIVFVSMMEYAATVASPLVAFKAIEVVNGLGEWLSKKGYKQLRIAETEKIAHVTFFFDGGKDYFKNGLAKPDEITLPNAAINLIASPKVATYDLKPEMSAVEITDQLVKQIKSNEYDVIVLNYANCDMVGHTGILPATITAVKTLDAQLKRVYEATQETGAVMIITADHGNAEVMIDAEGGPNKKHTSQPVPIIVTDKTIKLRSVDAAIADVAPTILEIIGESVPEEMTQPSLIEK, encoded by the coding sequence ATGAAAGCAAAAAAACCAGTAGTATTAGCAATTTTAGATGGATGAGGTCTTGCTGAACCTAGTCAAGGTAATGCAGTAGACAGTGCACAAATGGAATTTGTGGAAAGTTTAAAAAAACAATACCCATGAGTAGCAGCACATGCCAGTGGTGAATGAGTTGGTTTACCTGATGGTCAAATGGGAAACTCAGAAGTTGGACATATCCATTTAGGAGCTGGAAGAATTAAGTATGAGTCATTATCACTAATTAATAAAGCTATCAAGGATAAATCTTTTGAAACTAACCCAATCATTAAACAAGCAATTGACAATGCTTTAAAAAACCAAAGTGCTTTTCATATTATGGGGTTGTTTTCAGATGGAGGAGTCCATTCCCACATGAACCATATGTTTGCAACATTTAAAAGTGCTGCAAAAGCAGGAGTAAAAGAAATTTATGTACATTTATTTACTGATGGTAGGGACACCAAACCAACTGTAGCCTTAAATTATTTAAGTGAATTAGAAGACTTATTTAAAGAATATAAAGTAGGTCAAGTTGGTTCAATTTCAGGAAGATTTTACTCAATGGATCGTGATAAAAGAATGGAAAGAACCACAGAAGCTTATAAATCACTTGTGGATCGTACTTGTGAAAATAGTTTTACAGATCCAAAAGCTTATATCCAAAGCCAATATGATCAAGGGAAAGATGATGAGGGAATTTTACCAGCTTTCAATCAAAGTGCTGCTAATGGTTATATCAAACCCAATGATTCAGTTGTGTTTGCAAACTTCAGACCAGATCGTGCCATTCAACTAGCATCAACCTTAACCAATAAAGATTATCAAGCTTGAAGCGATCCTGCCTTTAAAGGCCTAACTTTCTTAGGACAAAAAATTGTTTTTGTTTCAATGATGGAATATGCAGCAACAGTGGCTTCACCACTAGTTGCTTTTAAAGCTATTGAAGTTGTTAATGGTTTAGGAGAATGATTAAGTAAAAAAGGTTATAAACAATTAAGAATTGCAGAAACTGAAAAAATTGCTCATGTTACTTTCTTTTTTGATGGAGGAAAAGATTACTTCAAAAATGGTTTAGCAAAACCTGATGAAATTACTTTACCAAATGCAGCAATTAACTTAATTGCTTCACCAAAAGTAGCCACTTATGATTTAAAACCAGAAATGTCAGCAGTTGAAATTACAGATCAACTAGTTAAACAAATCAAAAGCAATGAATATGATGTCATAGTTTTAAACTATGCAAACTGTGACATGGTCGGGCACACAGGAATTTTACCAGCAACTATTACTGCAGTCAAAACTTTAGATGCTCAATTAAAAAGAGTGTATGAAGCCACTCAAGAAACTGGTGCAGTTATGATTATTACAGCTGATCATGGAAATGCAGAAGTTATGATTGATGCTGAAGGGGGACCAAATAAAAAACATACAAGCCAACCAGTACCAATTATTGTTACTGATAAAACTATCAAGCTAAGAAGTGTTGACGCTGCTATTGCTGATGTAGCTCCAACTATTTTAGAAATAATTGGGGAAAGTGTCCCTGAAGAAATGACCCAACCAAGCTTGATTGAAAAATAA